One Ktedonobacteraceae bacterium genomic region harbors:
- a CDS encoding cupin domain-containing protein, producing MQIIRWQEATLPEEQVLRKRMQQEGLSPYSWSNAPGDTYAVHSHTYEKVLYCVRGSIRFILPDLPEAERAIDLFPGDCMILPAGTRHSAEVGPKGVVCLEATRQVTGLR from the coding sequence ATGCAGATCATTCGCTGGCAAGAAGCCACCTTGCCCGAGGAACAGGTATTACGCAAACGCATGCAGCAGGAGGGATTGTCTCCGTACTCGTGGTCGAATGCTCCCGGTGATACGTATGCCGTTCATAGCCATACATATGAAAAAGTGTTGTACTGCGTGCGCGGCTCCATCCGCTTCATACTTCCGGATCTACCTGAGGCAGAGCGCGCCATCGATCTTTTCCCCGGTGATTGCATGATTCTGCCAGCGGGGACGCGTCACAGCGCCGAAGTTGGCCCGAAAGGTGTCGTGTGCCTGGAGGCTACGCGCCAGGTCACAGGTCTTCGATAG
- a CDS encoding HAD family hydrolase — MQHMTVPRAVIFDLGGTLLDWPDWEEGVIRSWGQSYDQLVASAPGNHWPERDAYIQAMCEAEQAHWRRVVSEQWSGPPSSLISEGFRLLGLHASEAEILAALDGYARAVDGWAEVFPDARETLLLLRERGYRIGLLSNTWWAAEWHNADLAAHGLSGLFDEMVYTSDLPHSKPHPSVFLEVAARLAVESAACVMVGDRMIDDIGGSLGAGMRGVWKQTDYPWPKAEHIIPTAVVTHLAEVPGLLREWGGK, encoded by the coding sequence ATGCAACATATGACCGTGCCACGCGCCGTGATTTTCGATTTAGGTGGTACGCTGCTGGATTGGCCCGATTGGGAGGAGGGCGTGATCCGCAGTTGGGGACAATCCTACGATCAGCTCGTTGCCAGCGCCCCCGGCAACCATTGGCCCGAACGTGATGCCTATATTCAGGCGATGTGCGAGGCCGAACAGGCACACTGGCGGCGCGTGGTCTCCGAGCAATGGAGCGGCCCTCCCTCTTCGTTGATCAGCGAGGGATTTCGCCTGCTCGGTCTGCACGCCTCTGAAGCAGAGATACTGGCCGCTCTCGATGGGTACGCCCGCGCGGTCGATGGCTGGGCGGAGGTTTTTCCTGATGCGCGCGAGACGTTGCTGCTGCTGCGGGAACGCGGATATCGCATCGGATTGCTCTCGAATACCTGGTGGGCAGCCGAATGGCACAATGCCGACCTTGCCGCCCACGGTCTGAGCGGGCTGTTCGATGAGATGGTTTACACCTCGGATTTGCCACACTCTAAACCACATCCGTCCGTATTTCTCGAAGTCGCAGCGCGCCTTGCCGTAGAATCTGCCGCCTGTGTCATGGTGGGGGATCGCATGATAGACGATATTGGCGGTTCCCTGGGAGCCGGTATGCGCGGCGTGTGGAAGCAGACGGATTATCCATGGCCCAAAGCGGAGCATATTATTCCCACAGCCGTGGTCACTCATCTTGCCGAAGTGCCAGGATTGCTGCGCGAATGGGGAGGAAAGTAA
- a CDS encoding sialidase family protein produces MKKIISVLGAPLFIGMLLLVAFAAPVSAQSNANPGFKLPNSPVSTSVLIAQGIRNGTIHLKGGASGGDISTDLKCKPAPCAFKDRQVSEGGRPANETPIAANPKNNKDLLTGANDYNCPNIQGFYSSTDGGKKWSTFCMQSYAGGSGDGDPTVGYDLNGNSYIGGIDTGTPDGSDIVFQKSSNNGQTWSAPAPAVKPLFSGGLTDKDWMQIDDNSSSPFANAIYISVTQFNSSETGDAISVSHSDDGGNTWKTVQVDTVQNLPNLDQFSDLAIGKDGTVYVSWMRCLTSGPAGDCGGTKVNELVSKSTDGGNTWSSPVTIAQVQLVPDSCSCAYYGNIPNTRERVSNIPAIDIDNSGGSHKGNLYAVFYNWTGSQMQVEVATSTNGGTTWGAPVRVTNAANDEFFPWLTVSATGVIGVSWMDRRNDKSNLSYEEFGALSTDGGATFGTNYQLASKPSNPNNDGFGGSFIGDYTGNYWAGKNLYAVWTDTRTGNDQEFIGGIKSKS; encoded by the coding sequence ATGAAAAAAATCATCAGTGTCCTGGGGGCCCCTCTGTTCATCGGAATGCTCCTGCTGGTGGCTTTCGCGGCGCCGGTCAGCGCGCAAAGTAACGCTAATCCTGGCTTCAAGCTGCCAAATAGCCCCGTTTCAACGAGCGTTCTGATCGCGCAGGGCATCCGCAATGGGACCATCCACCTCAAGGGTGGTGCTTCCGGAGGGGATATCTCAACCGATCTCAAGTGCAAACCTGCCCCTTGCGCGTTCAAAGACAGGCAGGTTTCGGAGGGTGGACGGCCCGCCAACGAAACGCCGATCGCGGCCAATCCCAAGAACAATAAGGACCTGCTGACCGGTGCGAACGACTATAACTGCCCCAATATCCAGGGCTTCTATAGTTCGACCGATGGCGGCAAGAAGTGGTCTACCTTCTGCATGCAGAGCTATGCCGGTGGTTCAGGCGATGGCGATCCGACGGTTGGCTACGACCTGAATGGCAACTCCTACATCGGCGGTATCGATACGGGTACACCCGATGGCAGCGACATTGTGTTCCAGAAGTCCAGCAATAACGGTCAGACCTGGAGCGCTCCCGCCCCTGCTGTGAAGCCGCTCTTCTCCGGCGGCCTGACCGACAAGGACTGGATGCAGATCGATGACAACTCCAGCAGCCCATTTGCCAATGCCATCTACATTTCTGTGACGCAGTTCAATTCGAGCGAGACCGGGGATGCGATCTCGGTGTCGCATTCGGATGATGGCGGCAACACCTGGAAGACCGTGCAGGTAGACACAGTGCAGAACCTGCCCAATCTTGACCAGTTCAGCGACCTGGCGATTGGTAAAGATGGCACCGTCTACGTCAGTTGGATGCGCTGCCTGACCAGCGGCCCGGCTGGTGACTGCGGTGGCACGAAAGTCAACGAACTGGTGTCCAAATCGACTGATGGTGGCAACACCTGGAGTAGCCCGGTCACCATTGCCCAGGTCCAGCTGGTTCCCGATAGCTGCAGCTGCGCCTACTATGGTAACATCCCCAACACTCGCGAGCGCGTCAGCAATATCCCCGCCATTGATATCGACAACAGTGGCGGCAGTCACAAAGGCAACCTCTACGCAGTGTTCTACAACTGGACCGGCAGCCAGATGCAGGTGGAAGTCGCCACCTCCACTAACGGTGGGACTACCTGGGGCGCGCCGGTACGTGTGACGAACGCGGCCAACGACGAGTTCTTCCCCTGGCTGACCGTCAGCGCAACCGGCGTTATTGGCGTCTCCTGGATGGACCGCCGCAACGACAAGAGTAACCTTTCCTACGAGGAATTTGGGGCGCTCTCAACTGACGGCGGAGCCACCTTCGGGACGAACTACCAGCTCGCCTCCAAGCCCTCCAATCCGAATAATGATGGTTTCGGAGGCTCGTTCATTGGCGACTACACCGGCAACTACTGGGCCGGCAAGAACCTGTATGCCGTCTGGACGGATACTCGTACCGGCAATGACCAGGAGTTCATTGGCGGCATCAAGAGTAAATCGTAG
- a CDS encoding sigma-70 family RNA polymerase sigma factor, producing the protein MEALPLLVIAAQNGDLDAFARIVRRFQGMAFTLAYAMLEDAQLAEDVAQEAFIEAYLNLPKLREPAAFPGWFRRIVFKQGDRVVRGKHITTVPLEPAMPFDIALEHLNPAHLAEHSEMQDFVRGAIETLPEGERIVTLLFYAGDYTLKDISVFLEIPITTVKKRLYDARKRLKERLMDEVRDTLHGQQTGSSRHYPDKILLFINIRRGDFDAVKAQIERDPTLVTMKMGWDVTATLRYQIVIPGGNTALHATAERGNVSIAELLIDYGADVNATTRSGLTPMYNAILGHHTGMVQLLLARGANVNATIANGLAPLHLAAMKGYSDIAALLPDNRAQVNAQSRAGRTPLHWAAINGHGAIVQLLLEKGANLEARDELGRTPLDWALARGQREVALMLQQYSHAGKELS; encoded by the coding sequence ATGGAAGCACTACCATTGCTGGTGATAGCCGCTCAAAATGGAGACCTGGATGCCTTCGCACGAATCGTGCGGCGTTTCCAGGGCATGGCTTTCACACTGGCATACGCCATGCTGGAAGACGCGCAACTGGCCGAGGATGTGGCGCAAGAGGCCTTTATCGAGGCGTACCTGAACCTGCCGAAATTGCGCGAACCTGCTGCCTTCCCTGGTTGGTTCCGGCGCATCGTCTTCAAACAGGGAGATAGAGTAGTGCGCGGCAAGCACATCACAACCGTACCGCTCGAGCCTGCAATGCCTTTTGATATCGCGCTGGAGCATCTGAATCCGGCGCACCTGGCCGAACATTCCGAGATGCAGGATTTCGTGCGCGGTGCGATAGAGACGCTTCCCGAAGGCGAGCGCATCGTCACGCTGCTTTTCTACGCCGGTGACTACACGCTCAAAGACATCTCCGTCTTCTTAGAAATACCCATTACTACCGTCAAAAAAAGACTGTACGACGCCCGCAAAAGGCTGAAGGAGCGCCTGATGGATGAAGTACGCGATACTCTACATGGGCAGCAAACAGGCTCCTCGCGGCACTATCCCGACAAGATACTGCTGTTCATCAACATTCGCCGTGGCGACTTTGATGCTGTCAAGGCGCAGATCGAACGCGACCCGACGCTTGTGACGATGAAGATGGGCTGGGATGTAACGGCCACGCTGCGCTACCAGATCGTGATACCGGGCGGAAATACTGCCCTGCACGCGACGGCAGAACGCGGAAATGTTTCTATTGCCGAACTGCTCATCGATTACGGGGCTGATGTGAATGCCACGACACGCAGTGGTCTTACACCAATGTACAACGCGATTTTAGGACACCATACCGGCATGGTGCAGCTATTATTGGCGCGAGGCGCGAACGTCAATGCTACCATTGCCAATGGGCTGGCTCCATTGCATCTCGCGGCCATGAAAGGCTATAGTGATATCGCCGCGCTGTTGCCCGACAACCGGGCGCAGGTAAACGCGCAGAGCCGCGCAGGTCGCACTCCGCTGCACTGGGCAGCAATCAACGGGCATGGAGCAATTGTACAATTGCTGCTGGAAAAAGGGGCAAATCTCGAAGCCCGCGACGAATTGGGCCGGACGCCTCTGGATTGGGCGCTTGCGAGAGGTCAGCGCGAGGTAGCTCTCATGTTGCAGCAATATAGTCATGCAGGAAAGGAACTATCATGA
- a CDS encoding C4-type zinc ribbon domain-containing protein gives MSTTQSAATLYQLQQLDLELERLVAEQQALATTLQANTQLKKLRMDHTRAEQELRAGLQAQKDAEWTLEELNRRLNTQEQRLYSGSITNPKELATLQQEVQHLRAQQSRQEEIALEIMEAAETLQETTDHAMDALRKAEEEWARSNAAGLLRRDQLETKRQELQAKRAQLAAAVDAELLKRYEALRRSKQGRAISRVEQNSCQWCRVILTPSEMQRVRTSSELQTCSNCGRILYYDRQV, from the coding sequence ATGAGCACGACACAAAGTGCCGCCACACTCTACCAGTTACAGCAACTTGATCTCGAATTGGAACGCCTGGTTGCTGAACAACAGGCCCTGGCAACCACGTTACAGGCAAATACGCAGTTGAAGAAATTGCGTATGGATCATACCAGGGCCGAACAGGAGCTTCGCGCCGGTCTACAAGCGCAGAAAGATGCAGAATGGACGCTTGAGGAGTTGAACCGGCGCTTGAATACGCAAGAACAGCGCCTCTATAGTGGCAGTATTACGAATCCCAAGGAACTCGCTACCTTGCAGCAAGAAGTACAGCACCTGCGAGCCCAGCAAAGCCGCCAGGAAGAAATAGCGCTTGAAATCATGGAAGCCGCGGAAACGCTGCAAGAAACAACGGACCACGCAATGGATGCGCTGCGCAAGGCAGAGGAAGAATGGGCCAGGAGTAATGCCGCGGGACTGCTACGTCGCGACCAATTGGAGACAAAACGCCAGGAGCTACAAGCAAAGCGCGCGCAGCTCGCAGCTGCTGTAGATGCTGAACTCCTCAAACGCTACGAAGCCTTGCGCCGCTCGAAACAGGGACGGGCCATCTCCAGGGTCGAGCAGAACTCCTGCCAGTGGTGCCGCGTCATCCTCACTCCCAGCGAAATGCAGCGTGTGCGCACCAGTTCAGAACTCCAGACATGCAGCAACTGCGGGCGCATTTTGTATTACGACCGCCAGGTTTGA
- a CDS encoding dipeptidase has protein sequence MTQLESYITEHEARFLDDLKGWLRIPSISTLPEYAGDIRRAAEYGANQLRGIGFDNVEVIQTQHHPLIYGEWLMAPGKPTVLIYGHYDVQPVDPIELWNTPPFEPTIRGDNLYARGACDDKGQTMLVFKALESLMAVNGKLPVNVKVLIEGEEEAGGESIDHYVRTHPERLQCDVAFICDTGMPSKDIPALVNGLRGIVYTEVEVRGAKRDLHSGEFGGVAPNPLHALALIISGLKDAQGHIHIPGLYDKVRQPTQAEKEFWQNDPLHINESLLEEMGVSQFSGENEYPPMERIAARPTLEVHGISGGFTGEGAKTVIPAVAKAKISLRLPADLKSDEVFTLFERRVKELAPAGVQVSVQNVHGGEGVLFPADSAPIQAAASALKEVYGKEPIFLREGGSIPIAALFYEILRASVVMMGFGLPDDNLHAPNEKYSLSQFYKGIRSVASFLQKLGE, from the coding sequence ATGACGCAATTAGAAAGCTATATAACCGAGCATGAAGCGCGGTTTCTGGACGATCTGAAAGGCTGGCTGCGCATCCCCAGCATCAGCACGCTGCCAGAATATGCCGGTGATATCCGGCGCGCGGCAGAATATGGTGCGAATCAGCTGCGCGGCATTGGTTTTGACAACGTCGAGGTAATTCAGACACAGCATCATCCGCTCATCTATGGCGAATGGCTCATGGCGCCCGGCAAGCCCACTGTTCTGATTTATGGACATTATGACGTGCAGCCGGTTGATCCTATCGAATTATGGAACACGCCGCCGTTTGAGCCAACCATTCGCGGCGATAATCTGTACGCACGCGGGGCATGCGATGACAAGGGGCAGACCATGCTGGTATTCAAAGCCCTTGAATCGTTGATGGCCGTCAATGGCAAACTGCCGGTCAACGTTAAAGTGTTGATCGAGGGCGAGGAAGAGGCCGGCGGCGAATCCATTGACCACTATGTCAGGACCCATCCTGAGCGCTTGCAGTGCGATGTGGCTTTTATTTGCGATACCGGCATGCCCTCCAAGGACATTCCAGCGCTCGTCAATGGGCTGCGCGGCATCGTCTATACCGAGGTCGAGGTGCGCGGGGCGAAGCGCGACCTGCACTCGGGCGAATTTGGCGGTGTGGCTCCCAATCCCCTGCACGCGCTGGCGTTGATCATCAGCGGCCTCAAAGATGCCCAGGGGCATATCCATATTCCAGGTCTGTACGACAAGGTGCGCCAACCGACACAGGCGGAAAAGGAATTCTGGCAGAACGACCCGCTGCATATTAATGAATCGCTGCTCGAAGAGATGGGGGTCTCACAATTCTCAGGTGAGAACGAATATCCCCCCATGGAGCGCATTGCTGCCCGCCCGACGTTAGAGGTGCATGGCATCAGCGGTGGCTTCACGGGCGAGGGCGCTAAGACGGTCATTCCCGCCGTCGCCAAAGCCAAGATCAGCCTGCGCCTGCCCGCCGATTTGAAATCGGACGAAGTCTTTACGCTCTTCGAGCGGCGGGTGAAAGAACTGGCCCCGGCGGGAGTCCAGGTTTCCGTTCAGAATGTACACGGCGGTGAAGGCGTGCTATTCCCGGCGGATAGCGCGCCCATCCAGGCGGCGGCGAGCGCGCTGAAGGAAGTATACGGCAAAGAGCCGATTTTCTTGCGCGAAGGTGGCTCCATCCCCATCGCGGCGCTGTTCTACGAAATCTTGCGCGCCTCTGTCGTCATGATGGGCTTTGGCCTGCCGGACGATAACCTGCACGCGCCTAATGAAAAATACTCGCTTTCCCAGTTTTACAAGGGCATTCGCAGCGTAGCCAGCTTCTTGCAGAAGCTAGGTGAATAG
- a CDS encoding type ISP restriction/modification enzyme: MLAGNPSQEQGNDSYNTAEKLAGQMAALAHKMREHIITLFENGTSSCMLQSLFEACKRELQPGLSIADFADLYAQAITYGLFAAYSQPDLSSGQRIAPVSYETFLAQYDPRLRGKRGVYYTPRPVVSYIVRSVDTLLRAHFGRRNGLGGPFPLSDEPRMLLLDPACGTGAFLSTAIDLMRKPYRDTGNADMWREYVRKQLLPGMVGFELLLTPYMIAHLSLSRQLAALDLPEAERHDFAYRFENGEHLHIYRGNALEGTIYERGDRDKPLSLQAPIMVVFGNPPFAGHSMNKGTWIASQLEAYKDGCPELKKPAQAKWLSDDYVKFIRLAQWYVEQSGRGIVAFVTNHSYLDNPTFRGMRRSLLQAFDDIYILDLHGNSKKKERSPDGSKDENVFDIQQGVAIGIFVKWREEQKNSFAVLHHADLWGTREMYQLDAQGQSKLVGGKYDWLAKNDLASTRWTIMPTDEPHYLFAPRKTQYLTEYEAGWSIPAIFQLSGAPAPGIITCHDDFAISWSKDEAAQKVERLLATRTEAEARQLFRLCSQDQWQYERAKKELAQENWRQDIVEILYRPFDRRWTVFNRSVAVHRRDRVTRHMLHGRNIALAIGRAGQVIHPESWDIVFCTRHITEFNLFRRGGNYLFPLYLYSPGGERHVNLAPQFIEELSSCLSMLWLSEGRGDLQQTFGPEDVFAYIYAVLYSPAYRERYAPFLKRDFPRVPLTSNVHLFRTLCDLGSRLLRVHLMEDVQKEEDRPSISQGSNVVETVRYECDKTGEREAKGRIRINGDQYFANVPVEVWTFSIGGYQVCQKWLKDRLGRKLGDDEIMEYRQIIEILRETIQIMRQIDGVIEQYSGFPFST; the protein is encoded by the coding sequence GTGCTTGCAGGCAACCCCTCACAAGAGCAGGGAAACGATAGTTATAACACGGCGGAAAAATTGGCCGGGCAGATGGCCGCGCTCGCCCATAAAATGCGCGAACACATCATTACTCTCTTTGAGAATGGCACCAGTTCCTGCATGCTACAAAGCCTGTTCGAGGCATGCAAACGAGAGTTACAGCCGGGCCTGTCGATAGCCGATTTCGCCGATCTCTACGCCCAGGCAATCACCTATGGACTCTTCGCCGCGTATTCTCAACCCGATCTTTCCTCTGGCCAGCGAATAGCCCCGGTCTCATATGAAACGTTCCTGGCGCAGTATGATCCACGATTACGTGGTAAGCGCGGCGTTTACTATACACCGCGGCCCGTCGTCTCCTATATTGTGCGCTCGGTAGATACCCTTCTACGTGCCCATTTTGGCCGTCGCAACGGTTTGGGCGGCCCATTCCCTCTGTCTGATGAGCCACGAATGCTGCTACTTGACCCTGCCTGCGGCACGGGCGCTTTTTTGTCTACTGCCATAGACCTTATGCGAAAGCCATATCGCGATACAGGTAATGCTGACATGTGGCGAGAGTATGTGCGGAAGCAGCTCTTGCCGGGTATGGTGGGCTTCGAATTGTTGCTGACCCCCTATATGATCGCGCACCTTAGCTTGAGCAGGCAACTGGCCGCGCTCGATTTACCGGAGGCCGAGCGCCATGATTTTGCCTATCGTTTCGAAAATGGCGAACACCTGCACATCTATCGCGGTAATGCGCTGGAAGGAACCATTTACGAGCGAGGGGACAGGGACAAGCCGCTGTCCCTACAGGCTCCGATTATGGTAGTATTCGGCAATCCACCGTTCGCGGGGCATTCGATGAACAAGGGTACGTGGATTGCCTCTCAGCTAGAGGCATATAAGGATGGCTGTCCTGAACTGAAGAAACCGGCGCAGGCGAAATGGCTCAGCGATGACTATGTAAAATTCATACGTCTTGCTCAGTGGTATGTTGAGCAATCAGGGCGAGGCATTGTCGCATTTGTGACGAATCACAGCTATCTTGATAATCCCACATTTCGAGGCATGCGCCGCAGCCTGCTGCAGGCATTCGACGATATCTACATCCTTGATCTGCATGGCAATAGCAAGAAAAAGGAACGCTCCCCTGATGGTTCAAAGGATGAAAACGTTTTTGATATTCAGCAGGGAGTCGCCATCGGTATCTTCGTGAAATGGCGCGAAGAACAAAAGAATAGTTTTGCCGTCCTACATCACGCCGACCTGTGGGGAACGCGCGAAATGTATCAACTGGATGCGCAAGGCCAATCCAAACTGGTAGGCGGCAAGTACGACTGGCTCGCAAAAAATGATCTCGCCAGCACGAGATGGACGATCATGCCAACGGACGAGCCGCACTATCTCTTCGCGCCACGAAAGACCCAGTATCTCACGGAATATGAAGCGGGTTGGAGCATCCCCGCTATCTTTCAATTGAGCGGCGCCCCTGCACCCGGCATCATTACCTGCCACGATGATTTCGCGATATCCTGGAGTAAAGATGAGGCCGCGCAAAAAGTCGAGCGATTGCTGGCAACGCGAACGGAGGCCGAGGCACGGCAACTTTTCCGTCTCTGCTCGCAAGACCAGTGGCAATATGAGCGCGCAAAAAAGGAACTGGCGCAGGAGAACTGGCGCCAGGACATCGTGGAGATTCTTTATCGTCCTTTCGATAGACGCTGGACGGTCTTCAATCGCTCTGTCGCGGTTCACAGGCGCGACCGTGTCACGCGACATATGCTGCACGGAAGAAATATTGCGCTGGCGATTGGGCGAGCCGGACAAGTCATTCATCCAGAATCATGGGACATTGTATTCTGCACGCGCCATATCACTGAATTCAACCTTTTCCGTCGTGGTGGGAACTATCTCTTCCCGCTTTACCTCTATTCACCTGGCGGAGAACGCCACGTGAATCTGGCACCGCAGTTCATCGAAGAACTATCGTCCTGCTTAAGCATGCTCTGGCTATCCGAAGGACGTGGTGACTTACAGCAAACATTCGGGCCAGAAGATGTCTTTGCCTATATCTACGCTGTACTATACTCCCCGGCCTATCGCGAACGTTACGCGCCATTTCTCAAGCGGGATTTTCCTCGCGTACCTCTGACCTCGAACGTTCATCTTTTCCGCACATTATGCGATCTCGGCAGCAGGCTGCTTCGTGTGCATTTGATGGAGGATGTTCAAAAAGAGGAGGATAGGCCATCAATCTCACAAGGCAGCAATGTTGTTGAAACGGTGCGCTACGAATGTGATAAGACCGGTGAGCGTGAAGCAAAAGGACGCATCAGAATAAATGGTGACCAATATTTCGCAAATGTGCCGGTAGAAGTGTGGACATTTTCCATCGGTGGCTACCAGGTTTGCCAGAAATGGCTGAAAGACCGCCTGGGACGGAAACTTGGGGATGATGAGATAATGGAGTACAGGCAGATCATTGAGATATTGAGGGAGACGATCCAAATCATGCGTCAGATTGATGGTGTGATTGAGCAATATAGTGGATTTCCATTTTCAACCTGA
- the menA gene encoding 1,4-dihydroxy-2-naphthoate octaprenyltransferase has translation MQSDHQSQNKDTLDQEAKTIRVNSASSTTSSHIVTADAVQAEEVPTIPLGSLQTLSTLQPEVSVHAVDSDAARVMPAPLVVQPSEYRRGIGEWLQLWWEGIRPGYLPLSLLPVILGSVLAWTQSISTHIPRGTFHPLRFVVLLIAVLLLQAGAHLVNDYYDHIRGIDRSNSLGPGGLIQQALLNPRRVLSLGLASLIVGTALGIVVASAAGLLFLVFLVIGALCAYFYSATARALSSLALGELVSFCIFGPLLVLASYVVQTGQVSRTALLYSLPLGLLAAAIILSNDMRDIESDSQAGKHTLAYILGLKWSRALYVVLLFGAYAPVIALAVPRGAPHLLLIVLWTLPLAMVALTGAIRTQATTGFHLVMRETLKIEIYFTLLLVAALIVSTFMGILPHLPIL, from the coding sequence ATGCAAAGCGATCATCAATCTCAGAACAAGGATACCCTCGACCAGGAAGCAAAAACAATCAGGGTAAACTCGGCTTCATCTACTACTTCTTCTCATATTGTCACCGCGGACGCGGTACAGGCTGAAGAGGTTCCTACCATCCCATTAGGATCACTGCAGACGCTCAGCACCCTGCAGCCCGAAGTTTCCGTGCATGCTGTAGACTCAGACGCTGCGAGGGTTATGCCTGCTCCGCTGGTTGTTCAACCGTCGGAGTATCGCCGCGGCATCGGAGAATGGCTGCAGTTATGGTGGGAAGGCATTCGTCCTGGCTACCTGCCGCTCTCGCTGCTCCCGGTTATTTTAGGAAGCGTGCTGGCATGGACACAGAGCATCTCTACTCATATTCCTCGAGGAACCTTTCATCCCTTGCGCTTCGTCGTCTTGCTGATAGCAGTCTTGCTGCTACAAGCAGGCGCTCACCTGGTCAACGATTATTACGATCACATCCGGGGCATTGATAGAAGTAATTCTCTAGGTCCGGGTGGATTGATTCAACAGGCGCTACTTAATCCCAGGCGAGTTCTCTCCCTGGGGTTGGCTTCCCTCATTGTAGGAACGGCGCTGGGCATAGTCGTGGCCAGTGCAGCAGGCCTTCTCTTCCTGGTATTTCTGGTGATAGGCGCGCTCTGCGCGTATTTCTACAGTGCTACCGCGCGGGCTTTGTCTTCGTTGGCATTGGGCGAACTGGTAAGTTTCTGCATCTTTGGCCCTCTACTCGTCCTGGCATCTTATGTGGTGCAGACCGGCCAGGTGAGCCGGACGGCGCTGCTGTATAGTCTCCCCCTCGGTCTACTGGCGGCCGCAATCATCCTTAGCAATGATATGCGCGATATTGAAAGCGATTCTCAGGCCGGCAAACATACCCTGGCCTACATCCTGGGGCTTAAATGGAGCCGGGCGCTGTATGTAGTGTTGCTGTTTGGAGCTTACGCCCCGGTGATTGCCTTAGCAGTGCCACGTGGCGCACCGCATCTGCTGTTGATCGTTTTATGGACGCTACCGCTGGCGATGGTGGCGCTGACGGGAGCTATACGCACACAGGCCACGACTGGCTTTCATCTTGTCATGCGCGAGACGCTCAAAATCGAAATCTACTTCACGCTCTTACTCGTGGCCGCGCTGATCGTTTCTACTTTCATGGGCATTCTTCCCCATCTCCCTATTCTGTAG
- a CDS encoding tryptophan 2,3-dioxygenase family protein, translated as MVKNMAPHKAKRAPGESVYERYLRTEELLSLQKPESELAHHDELQFQVVHQVFELWWKESAFELRTIRTLLQQFNIPPALRLMERVIKTQHLMLANLRMLETMTPWDFHGFRKVLGDGAGTDSPGFHALMTISPLLWDDFVALLEHEHVTLPEVYIHADKYPLLMALAEALTDYDEVFQMFRTQHFKLARRMIGPGSVGTGGTPMELLELTLKDVFYPELWEVRNQLTKIADEQGLR; from the coding sequence ATGGTAAAGAATATGGCTCCCCATAAGGCGAAACGCGCGCCCGGAGAGAGCGTGTACGAGCGCTATTTGCGTACAGAAGAACTCCTCTCGCTGCAGAAACCCGAGAGCGAGCTGGCTCATCATGATGAGTTACAGTTCCAGGTGGTTCACCAGGTGTTCGAGTTGTGGTGGAAAGAGTCGGCCTTCGAGCTGCGCACCATCCGCACATTGCTCCAGCAGTTCAATATACCCCCGGCACTGCGCCTGATGGAGCGCGTAATCAAGACGCAACACCTGATGCTGGCTAATCTGCGCATGTTGGAGACGATGACGCCCTGGGATTTCCATGGCTTCCGCAAGGTGCTGGGCGATGGCGCGGGCACGGACTCACCCGGCTTTCATGCATTGATGACCATTTCGCCGCTCTTATGGGATGATTTTGTCGCGCTGCTCGAACACGAGCATGTCACACTGCCAGAAGTATATATTCACGCGGATAAGTATCCGCTGCTGATGGCGCTGGCCGAGGCGCTGACCGATTACGACGAGGTTTTCCAGATGTTCCGCACCCAGCATTTCAAGCTGGCACGGCGCATGATCGGCCCAGGCTCAGTCGGCACCGGTGGCACCCCGATGGAACTTCTCGAACTTACCCTGAAAGATGTCTTCTACCCCGAATTGTGGGAGGTGCGCAACCAGTTGACGAAGATCGCCGATGAGCAGGGATTGAGATAG